A genomic stretch from Candidatus Edwardsbacteria bacterium includes:
- a CDS encoding (Fe-S)-binding protein, whose translation MKKRIFAPGCGLMLYKPELADKLHAILNENLGRMDRLDICCHHDPQFTEDTEVINICPGCDKRFRNDYKNSSTISLWEILAESDFFDFPDHNGRRMSILDACPTRDQEQVHQAVRTLLEKMNIEVAEPAHTRTKSTCCGDSFYGAIPVEQLKEQMTKRASEMPAEEVAVYCISCIKSMHIGGKKPQYLIDLLFAVETVPQTYEPDAWHKELDDYIARH comes from the coding sequence ATGAAGAAAAGGATCTTCGCCCCGGGCTGCGGCCTGATGCTTTACAAGCCGGAATTGGCCGACAAACTGCATGCCATCCTGAATGAAAACCTGGGCCGAATGGATCGACTGGACATCTGCTGTCACCATGATCCCCAATTTACCGAAGATACCGAGGTGATAAACATCTGCCCCGGCTGCGACAAGCGGTTCCGGAACGATTATAAGAATTCATCCACCATCTCCCTGTGGGAGATCCTGGCCGAAAGCGATTTCTTTGATTTCCCGGATCACAATGGCCGGCGGATGTCCATCCTTGACGCCTGTCCCACCCGGGACCAGGAGCAGGTGCACCAGGCCGTCCGGACCCTGCTTGAAAAGATGAATATTGAAGTGGCGGAGCCGGCCCACACCCGGACCAAAAGCACCTGCTGTGGCGACAGCTTTTACGGGGCCATTCCGGTGGAGCAGTTAAAAGAGCAGATGACCAAACGGGCCTCGGAGATGCCGGCCGAGGAGGTGGCCGTATATTGCATATCCTGCATAAAATCGATGCATATCGGCGGCAAGAAGCCGCAGTACCTGATAGACCTGCTGTTTGCCGTGGAGACGGTCCCCCAGACCTACGAGCCCGATGCCTGGCACAAGGAGCTGGACGATTACATCGCCCGGCATTGA